The DNA sequence TGGCGCTTCTGACGGGACGGGGGGATCGGCTTTGCTGATCCTCCCATCACGTCCTTCCCTCTATAAAGTCGCTTCGATTTCCCGTGCGGCCATATCAGGGTTTTCCGCGAGGCTGATCGGCCGCCCCACGACAAGGATCGATGCGCCCCTGTCCAATGCTTCCCTAGGCGTGACCGCGCGCTTCTGATCACCCAAAGCGCCGCCTTGTGGCCGGACGCCAGGCACAACGAAAAAGCCGTCGGGCCAGGCACGTTTGGCTAGCGCGACTTCTTCCCCGGAACAGACGATGCCGTCCAGTCCAGCACTCCGCGCCAGGTCGGCAAGCCGTGTCACCTGATCTTCAGCCTTGCCGCCAACTCCAATATCCACAAGGTCGCTATTATCCAAGCTGGTGAGCACGGTTACCGCCACGACCTTTGTATTGACGCCTGCAGCTGCTTTTGCATCCTCCAACATGGCGCGCCCGCCCGCCGCATGTACGGTGAGGATAGCTGGTTCCAGGCCATGGAGCGCCTGAACGGCCTTTGCGACCGTATTCGGGATATCGTGCAGCTTCAGGTCAAGAAAGATCGGCAGATCGAATTTCATCATTTCCCGCACGCCGTGATGGCCATGTGCGCAGAAGAATTCGAGCCCCAGTTTCAACCCCCCTACATGTCCGCGCACACGCCGCGCCAGATCTTGGGCTTTGGTGAGGTCGGGCGTATCAATGGCGACGTAAATGGGGCTGCTCATGCTGTTCCTGTAGCGGGTAGGGAAGGAGAAGAAATGGAAAGGTCGTCGGCGATGCTGGCAGGCGGTAAGGTGGGAGCAGCCGTGGCGGTTGCCGCGATCAGCGCCCGCTCCGTGCTTTCCAGTTTCCTCTTCATCCGCCAACGCGTGGTGCGGGCCATGATCCAGAAGGGCACGGCGCCCACCAGGAAGGCGACGAGTATGGGGAACCAGATACGTGTCTCCCACACGATGTCGCCCCATATCTTGATTTCGGTAGGCCGGTTGTTTGCCTTGCAGAACAAGGCAATCGCTACGGCCAAGACAACCCAGAAGGCAGTCCGCAGGAATTGCATTCGGCATGTCCTCTAGCTGATAATCGAACCAGCTTAGG is a window from the Sphingobium sp. Cam5-1 genome containing:
- a CDS encoding lipopolysaccharide assembly protein LapA domain-containing protein encodes the protein MQFLRTAFWVVLAVAIALFCKANNRPTEIKIWGDIVWETRIWFPILVAFLVGAVPFWIMARTTRWRMKRKLESTERALIAATATAAPTLPPASIADDLSISSPSLPATGTA
- the pyrF gene encoding orotidine-5'-phosphate decarboxylase, which translates into the protein MSSPIYVAIDTPDLTKAQDLARRVRGHVGGLKLGLEFFCAHGHHGVREMMKFDLPIFLDLKLHDIPNTVAKAVQALHGLEPAILTVHAAGGRAMLEDAKAAAGVNTKVVAVTVLTSLDNSDLVDIGVGGKAEDQVTRLADLARSAGLDGIVCSGEEVALAKRAWPDGFFVVPGVRPQGGALGDQKRAVTPREALDRGASILVVGRPISLAENPDMAAREIEATL